The Chloroflexota bacterium genome segment GGCGATTCCGGCCCTCGCTGGTCGGCGTCGTGCCGCTGGCGATGTCGCTGCTGCTGGTCGGCGCGACAACTGCCGACACCGCCAACGCGATGCTGGTGCGCTACCCGGCCGAGCTGCCCTGGCAGCCACACTCGGCCTGGGCGCGCTGGGTGGCAGAGCAGCCAGCCGGCCGGACGGTGTATGTCGCTGGCGCACCGGAGGTGCGGGCCTGGGACGAGCGGCTGCGCTTCCTGGCGGAATCTCGCCCGCTGACCGACCTGACCAACCTCAGCGAGGCGGTCCCGGCGCTGTTGGCCGATCCGCGGCCGGCCACCATCGCGCTCAGCCCCCGGCTGGCGGACTGGCAGCCAACCCTCGAGCAGATGATCCCCGGCGCGACGTTCGGGGCGGCGCTGGGGCCAGACGGCAAGGTCGCCATCGTCACCGTGGACGTGCCGGCCGGCCCGCGCCCGGCCGCCGAGCCGCGCGGCCTGCAAGGCGTCCTGCTGATCGACGACAGCCAGGGCGAGGAAGAGCGCCATCGCCTCGACGCCGTGCTGGCCTTTCGCGAGGCGTCGGCCCTGACCGGCAACCGGCCGTTCGACGTGACCTGGACCGGCAGCCTGCTGGCGGACCGGGACGGGGCCTACCGCTTCGAATGTCTCACCGATGGCGTGGCCGAGTTGACGATTGACGGCAAACCCGTGCTCAGCGCAAAACGGGCTGCCGAGCCACGGGTCGCGCGGGGCGAGGCCCGACTGACTCCCGGCCAGCACGCCGTGACGGTCACCTACAGCTACCAGCGCGGCCCCGGCACGTTCGAGCTGCGCTGGCAGCCGCCGGACGGCGCGCGCACGCTCATCCCGCCATCGGCGTTTCGGCCGGAGTAGTGGCGCGCGGCCCCCAGACCGGCACGTAGACGCAATGTGGCCCGGCCGATGAGACGAGGACGGTCACAGGCGGGCCGCTCAGGCGTCGGGGCTGATGCCCAGCGCCGCCAACCGCTCGTCCACGAAGCGTCGGACGTCGCCGGCCACTTCCAGCGCGCGCGCCGAGTCGGTCGCTTCGTACGCATCGCCCGGGACGCCGCCGGGCAGCGTGGTAGGATAGCGCGCCCCGAGGAAGTGCTTGTCGAGCAGCACGGCCACCGTCTTGATCAGATCAAAAGACGGATCGAGCGCCAGCGCGTCCTCGCAGAGGTCGGCCAGGGCATGCCCCCAGACCCGCTCAGCCCCGCGCGCCAGCAGGTACGCGGTGACAGCTTTCTCGGCGGCCTGGTGGCTGAGGAAACAGGCCAGCGCGTGCCGGCCGCTCTCGGCCACAAAGCCCGCGTCCGCGAGATCGAGCGCCGACTGCCGGAGCCAGGCCCTGACCGGTCGCATCCTGCTGTCAGCCAAGCAGCGCCTCACCTTCGGTCATCGCGTGCTGAAGCAGCGGGTCAGACTCGGCGCACTCGTCGACCTCGTCGGGCGTGTAGACGAGGTAGCGCGTCCCGACTCGCGGTCGCAGGTGGCTCTCCCAGAACTCGCCGCGCCGCTGGAACGGCTCGTCAGTCTCTTGCACGATGACCAGCTCAAGCTCGGTTTCAGGATCGACCTGCCCGCGCGCGAACTCCCCGACGATCCAGGTGGCCATCGCACCGTAGGGCGGAGCCTCCTGGGCAAATCGGCGAGCCTCAGCCTCGAGCTGCTGCCGACGGTGATCTGAGAATCCGAACATCATCGGCACGAAGGAGACTCCAGAGAAAAAGAGTGGCCCTCACCCCACCGACTGTGGGAGTGACGGGGGACGGCCGTCCTGGGCGCTATGACCTGCCCCTCACCCCAACGACTGCGGGAGTGAGACGAAGCTGCAACAGGCTCAGCACGCAACCATGCGACGCAGCACCATTGGTCACCCTCGGCGCCAACTGTCATCCTGAGCTTGCGAAGGATCTCACCGACCGACACGACAGATCAGGTTGTGAGATCCTTCGACTCCGCTCGCAAGCTCGCCACGCTCAGGATGACAATCGAGGCCTGAGTTTGTCCTCTAGACGTACCTGGAGTTGCTCACGCCTACACGTTGTAGAGGAACGGGTGGTTCTGCTCCGGCCAGATGTCTTCCTCGGTCAGCGGATACGCTTCCTTCTTGTACACCTGGATGCGGTGCGAGCCGAAATCCGGGACGTACATCAGGTCGCCATCGATGCGGACGGAGGCCGGGCCACGGAACCGCTTCTGGATCTCCAGGGTCGTCATCTCACGACCACGGAGCACCTTCGGGTTCGCCATGATGTAGGTCCGCCCGCTCTTCGAGAGCGTCGCATCGCCGATGAACTGCTCGACATACCGCCCGGTCAGGTCGAACAGGCAGATGCGATGGTTGCCACGGTCGGCCACGTAGATGTCGCCGTGCGCGTCAACCGCGATACCGGCCGGCAGCTTCAACTCGCCGTCGCCACTGCCTTCCTTGCCGAAGCTCAGCAGGTGCGTGCCGTCCGGAGAGAACTTCTGGACCCGGTTGTTGCCCCAGTCGCTGACGTAGAGGTCGCCCTTGATATCGATGGCGATGCCCCACGGCTGGTTCAACTGGCCGGCGCCACTGCCCCGCTCGCCAAACCCCTTGATGAACGTCCCGTCCTTGGCGAACTGCTGGACGCGATGGTTCTGGGTATCGACAACCCACAGGTTCTCGTCGGCGTCGAAGGCGATGCCCGACGGGCGGTTGAGCTGGCCCGGCTCGGTGCCGAACTGGCCCCAGGTGCCCAGGTGCGTGCCGTCAGGGTTGAACGCCGTGATCGTGTGCAGCCCCTCGTCGGAGACGTACAGCGTCTCGGCCTTGTCGCGGATGAGCTGGACCGGCCACATCAGCTTGCCCGGCTCCATGCCGCCGCCGCTGATGGTCCCCAGATCCTCGTCGGCCCAGTTAGTGCGGCGGATCGTCCCGCCCTGGCCGTCCTCGCGGCAGAGCACGAACAGCCGCTGGTCGTTGCCGATCACCACGTCCATGCAGAACGTGGTGACGCGACGCATCCCGAGCGTGGTGTAGTACGGGAAGCCGGCCCGCAGCAGCGCGTACGGAAACGTCTTCGTCGCGGCCTGCTGCGCGACTGGCGAATCAATTGCCATGCTCGCTCTCCCCTCAGGCGCCCGCGGCCGTCTTGAACGGGCGAAGCTGCTCGTAGGTGCCGCCAACGATCTCGGTCGGGTCGAGGCCGAGCCACTGCTCCAACAGCGTGCCGTAGACGCCCCGGAAGTCGAAGGTGTGCCGCAGATCCTCGCCGTTCAGCCAGTCGGCCGGCTTCACGGACGGATACTCGGAGTAGAGGCCGCCCTGGATGCGGTCGCCGATCAGGAACGCGCCGCCGCCCGAGCCGTGGTCGGTGCCGCTGCCGTTGTCCTTCATGCGGCGGCCGAACTCGGTGAAGACCAGCACCGTCACGTTGTCCGAGGCGTTGTGCTCGCGCAGATCCTGCATGAACGCCCGCAGCGACTGGGTCAGCTCCGAGAGCAGGCGGAAGTGCGACGGGTTCTCCTGCGCGTGGTAGTCGTACCCGCCGTGCTGGGTGTAGAAGATCCGCGTGCCGAGGTTGGCCGTGTGGACCCGCACCACGTCGCGCAGGGACTTGCCGATGGCACAGTCGGGATACTGCACCGAGGACGTGTACAGCCTCGGGGCCTCCTTCAGCATATCTGCGCCGGCCAGCACGCCGTTGCCGGTGTGCGCGAGGTAGTCGAGCACCATACCGGTGCCGATGGCCGGGGTGTACATGCGCTTGAAGAAGGAGAGGTCTTCCTGGCGCTGCTCGGCCGTCTGAATCGAGTTCAGCAGGCCGTAGTTGTCCAGGTTGTCGACCGAGGTTGCCGTGACGCCCGGCGCGGCCAGCGCGCGCGGCAGGCCACGCCCGAAGCTGACCGCCGTCAGCGGGTTGGAGCCCTGCGGATCGATCTCACGAACGACCTTCGCCAGCCAGCCCTCGGTGGCGATCTTCAGCGGCTCGCAGGTGTGCCAGATGTCCATCGCCCGGAAGTGCGAGCGGCTGGAGTTCTCGTAGCCGATGCCCTGGATGATGGCGACATCGCCCGCGAGGTACATGTCGCGCAGCGGGGCAGCTGCCGGGTGGAAGGCGAGCGTGTCTGTGAACGGAAGCTGATCCTTCTTGGCAACGTGCACCAGCGGACGTGCGTCGTAGTACGCGCCCTCGGTGAACGGGATGACGGTGTTCATGAAGTCGTTGCCGCCCGAAAGCTGCACGACGACCAGAACCGGATCCTTCTTCTTCGCGTGGCCGTTGGTGTGGCCGCTGACTGCCATGAGGTCTGTCCCTCCTGCCGCCTGCATCGGCGGGCTGGTCGAGAACCGAGGCCTCGGGCCGTTGGCGGCCCGGGGCTGTTGTACGAACGATCAGGCGAACTGGTACTCGCGGGAGGCGACCGTCAGGCGCAGCAAGCGGCCCACGCGCTCCTCACTCTTCTGGCGCTCGTCGTCCGAGCCGAAGCGCAGCTCGCCGTCGCGGGCGGCCAGCTCGACCAGCGCCTGCCGGGTCTCCGGCTGCACCTGCAACGGCCCGGCCAGGTCGAGCACGGTGTCCACCAGCTCCTCGGGGCCGAGCGGCCGGCCGTAGTCCGCCAGCCGTCGGATGATCGACTGCGGGCCGGGTTTCTTGACGTCGCTCACCTGGCTCACGGCGAAGTTGACGCGCTCGGTGAGCGTGCCGCCGTCGATCCACTCCTTGCCGGTGTGCCAGCCCTCCACGGTGGGCGGGTCCATCAGCGTCTGGCCCATGACGCGGGTCGCGCCGTCGAACGCCACGAGGCCCGGGTCCACCCCACGATGGGTGCCGGCCAGCTTGATGACGCCGGCCACCAGCTCGATGGGGCACTTGACCCGCTGGAACTGCGCGGCCTTGAAGAAGTCGCTGTTAAACAGCACGCGCATGACCGAGCGGATGTCCGCATCCGAGTCCAGGAACGCCTTCGAGAGGGTAGCGATGGCCTCAGGGTCGCGCGGCTCCTGGACGCTCCAGGCCGGCACCTGCGCCTCATCCGCGACGAAGAAGTTGTACAGGTGGCGGCTCACGAAGCGAGCCGTCGCCGGCTGGCGGCAGATGATATCGACGATATCCTCGCCGTTGAACTTGCCGGTGTTCCCGAGGAATGTCTTCTCGCTGTTGTCGTGGTCTTCCGGCTTGAACACGAACTTCGAAGCGTAGTGCCCGTACGGGTACAGCGGGATCGGCTGCTCGAACGTCCAGCCCGTGAAGGCGCGGGCCACGTTCTTGATGTCCGTCTCGGAGTAGTTGCCGATGCCCATCGAGAACAGCTCGAGGATCTCGCGGCCGTAGTTCTCGTTGATCGACTTGGCGTGGTTCTCGTTGTTGTCCAGCCAGTAGATCATGGCCGGGTCCTTGGACAGCTCGACCAGGATCTTGCGGAAGTTGCCGAGCCCGTCGCGCCGCAGCATCTCGACGTGCTCGATCATCGTCGGCGTGTGCTCGCTCTTGGTCCAGCCCGTCGCCAGCACGTGGTGCCAGAACAGCGCCATCTTCTCTTCGAGCGGCCGCTTCGAGTTGACCATCCGCCAGACCCAGCGCCCGTTCCAGGAGTTGGGGTTGTCCTGATTCGCGCCGAGGTGCGGATAGTACCGGCGGAGCACGGACTCGTCGAGATCCGGGATCCGCTCGGGGTTGACCAGTTCCTCGACGACCTCCTCGTAGGGGCGGGCGGCGTACGCCTCCAGCTCCTCGCGGCTGGTCCCAAAACCGGCGCGCCGCAACAGGTGCGCCATCAGGGCGAGACGTTCATCGGCCATTCGTACCTCCCGTTGTCGCTGGTGCTCCGAATGCGCTGGCGCGGCTCAGCATGGGCGTTGGAGGCCTGGATCTCACGTCACCGTGACTCCGGCGGCCTTGCATCGTCGCGACCGCTATCTAAAAGCCGGTGGTCTGCACGGACGTATTGTGGCGGATCGTGTCGGCAGAGGCCAAATCGCTTTAGTAGCGTGCCGACGGTAAGAATGATTCTGACTCCGCCGCTGCGGAATGTCAAACAGTCCGGCTGCGCCAGCCGCTGTCGGCCGGTTGACGCGCGGCGAGACGACGGACAACCACTGAGCGCACCGCACTTGCGTCAGGAAATCGATTGACAGTTCCCCCATCCTCCTGGTACGTGTAGTCGGATCGGACAACCTGGGGCAGTGGAGCCCCGGCGCTCGCGCCCAGCATCAACGCTGATGCATCGGCTTGCTCACGATCGATCGCCAGGGTGGGGAGGTGACCAGCCGTTTCCCGTAGGCAGACGTGTGACGTGAGGCATCGTAGTGACGCGGCCTGTCGATGACGATGGCCGCCGGCGTTCAGGAGCACCGCATGGCAACGAAGCCCGGTCTGACGCGACGCGACTTCCTCAAGTATGGCGCGACCGGCGCCATCACCGTAGGAGGCGTGAGCCTCCTTGCCGCCTGCGCCCCGAGCGCGCCGGCCACGAAGCCAGCCGATTCGAAGCCCGCCGAAGCCAAGCCGGCGGCGCCTGCCGCCACCGCGGCCCCCGCAGCTGAGGCGAAGCCCGCCGCGCCGGCCGCCACCAGCGCTCCGGCCCCTGCCGCTGCCGCGAAACCAGCGGAGGCCGCGAAACCAGCCGAAGCCAAGCCGGCCGCCAAGAGCGAGCCGAAGCTCGGTGCGCAGCTCATCGGCAAGCTCGAAGGGCCGAGCGTCGTGACCGAGGCCGCCCAGATGCCCAAGAGCTTCAAGGAAGCGCCGGACCTCGCGGAGATGGTCAAGGCCGGCAAGCTGCCGGCCGTCGCCGAGCGCATCGGCCCCGAGCCGATCGTCGTCAAGCCGCTGGGCGAGGTCGGCAAGTACGGCGGGATCTGGCGTCACGGGTTCACCGGCCCCGGCGACCAGTGGAACGGCTTCCGCAACGTCAGCGGGCCGGATCACCTGCTGTTCTGGGACTACACCGGCGAGACCATCGTCCCGAACATCGCCAAGAGCTTCGAGCTGCAAGACGGCGGCAAGGTCACGCAGATCAAGCTGCGGCAGGGGCATCGGTGGTCGGACGGGACGCCGTTCACCGCCGACGACTTCGTCTTTGCCTGGGAGGACATCTACCAGAACAAGGAGCTCTTCCCCACCGGCTCGGCGCTGATGTCGATCAACGGCAAGCCCGGCAAGATCGAGAAGGTGGACGCCACGACCATCAAGTTCATCTTCCCGGAGCCGTACTACCTGTTCCCCGCCGTCCTGGCTGGCTCGACGGCCATCTCGGCGCACTCCTATCAGGGTGACCCATCCGGCGTGCCGATCTTCGCCCCGGCCCACTACCTGAAGCAGTTCCTGCCCAAGCACGCCGGCCAGGACAAGCTGGATGCGCTGGCCAGGCAGAACAACTTCGACAACTGGGTCAGCATGTTCAAGGATCGCAACAAGTGGCAGCTCAACCCCGAGCTGCCGGTGTTGACCCCCTGGAAGCTGGCCACCCCGATCAACACCCCAAGCTGGACCTGGGAGCGCAACCCGTACAGCATCTGGGTGGACACGGACGGCAACCAGTTGCCGTACATCGACAAGGTCCAGTTCCAGCTCGC includes the following:
- a CDS encoding HEPN domain-containing protein: MADSRMRPVRAWLRQSALDLADAGFVAESGRHALACFLSHQAAEKAVTAYLLARGAERVWGHALADLCEDALALDPSFDLIKTVAVLLDKHFLGARYPTTLPGGVPGDAYEATDSARALEVAGDVRRFVDERLAALGISPDA
- a CDS encoding NHL repeat-containing protein; the encoded protein is MAIDSPVAQQAATKTFPYALLRAGFPYYTTLGMRRVTTFCMDVVIGNDQRLFVLCREDGQGGTIRRTNWADEDLGTISGGGMEPGKLMWPVQLIRDKAETLYVSDEGLHTITAFNPDGTHLGTWGQFGTEPGQLNRPSGIAFDADENLWVVDTQNHRVQQFAKDGTFIKGFGERGSGAGQLNQPWGIAIDIKGDLYVSDWGNNRVQKFSPDGTHLLSFGKEGSGDGELKLPAGIAVDAHGDIYVADRGNHRICLFDLTGRYVEQFIGDATLSKSGRTYIMANPKVLRGREMTTLEIQKRFRGPASVRIDGDLMYVPDFGSHRIQVYKKEAYPLTEEDIWPEQNHPFLYNV
- a CDS encoding DUF1501 domain-containing protein — encoded protein: MAVSGHTNGHAKKKDPVLVVVQLSGGNDFMNTVIPFTEGAYYDARPLVHVAKKDQLPFTDTLAFHPAAAPLRDMYLAGDVAIIQGIGYENSSRSHFRAMDIWHTCEPLKIATEGWLAKVVREIDPQGSNPLTAVSFGRGLPRALAAPGVTATSVDNLDNYGLLNSIQTAEQRQEDLSFFKRMYTPAIGTGMVLDYLAHTGNGVLAGADMLKEAPRLYTSSVQYPDCAIGKSLRDVVRVHTANLGTRIFYTQHGGYDYHAQENPSHFRLLSELTQSLRAFMQDLREHNASDNVTVLVFTEFGRRMKDNGSGTDHGSGGGAFLIGDRIQGGLYSEYPSVKPADWLNGEDLRHTFDFRGVYGTLLEQWLGLDPTEIVGGTYEQLRPFKTAAGA
- a CDS encoding DUF1800 domain-containing protein produces the protein MADERLALMAHLLRRAGFGTSREELEAYAARPYEEVVEELVNPERIPDLDESVLRRYYPHLGANQDNPNSWNGRWVWRMVNSKRPLEEKMALFWHHVLATGWTKSEHTPTMIEHVEMLRRDGLGNFRKILVELSKDPAMIYWLDNNENHAKSINENYGREILELFSMGIGNYSETDIKNVARAFTGWTFEQPIPLYPYGHYASKFVFKPEDHDNSEKTFLGNTGKFNGEDIVDIICRQPATARFVSRHLYNFFVADEAQVPAWSVQEPRDPEAIATLSKAFLDSDADIRSVMRVLFNSDFFKAAQFQRVKCPIELVAGVIKLAGTHRGVDPGLVAFDGATRVMGQTLMDPPTVEGWHTGKEWIDGGTLTERVNFAVSQVSDVKKPGPQSIIRRLADYGRPLGPEELVDTVLDLAGPLQVQPETRQALVELAARDGELRFGSDDERQKSEERVGRLLRLTVASREYQFA
- a CDS encoding ABC transporter substrate-binding protein, with product MATKPGLTRRDFLKYGATGAITVGGVSLLAACAPSAPATKPADSKPAEAKPAAPAATAAPAAEAKPAAPAATSAPAPAAAAKPAEAAKPAEAKPAAKSEPKLGAQLIGKLEGPSVVTEAAQMPKSFKEAPDLAEMVKAGKLPAVAERIGPEPIVVKPLGEVGKYGGIWRHGFTGPGDQWNGFRNVSGPDHLLFWDYTGETIVPNIAKSFELQDGGKVTQIKLRQGHRWSDGTPFTADDFVFAWEDIYQNKELFPTGSALMSINGKPGKIEKVDATTIKFIFPEPYYLFPAVLAGSTAISAHSYQGDPSGVPIFAPAHYLKQFLPKHAGQDKLDALARQNNFDNWVSMFKDRNKWQLNPELPVLTPWKLATPINTPSWTWERNPYSIWVDTDGNQLPYIDKVQFQLAENLEVLNLRAIAGEYDMQSRHLDMGKLPVFLENQQKGNYRMQLDIADNGADCGLKYNLSFDADPEVAKWISNPDFRRAVGLGIDRDQVNETFWLGTGTSGSVAPSESNKYNPGPEYRTMWAKLDVAKSNEMLDKLGLDKKDGEGFRLRTDGKGRLSLVLDTWGGQF